A genomic stretch from Leptospira licerasiae serovar Varillal str. VAR 010 includes:
- a CDS encoding ExbD/TolR family protein — translation MALKKKKAPPSIPVSSMADIAFLLLVFFMVTSVLDTDPDLPIALPDVPGGEQLNKKIANLYLSADKEKSIYFNQVRMPLNEAINNVRAKLATTPDLKVLIHADKELDYADLDNVFELLKEAGALKVSLVTKTTQGGGLK, via the coding sequence CTTAAAAAGAAAAAAGCTCCACCTTCTATTCCGGTCAGCTCGATGGCCGATATCGCCTTTCTTCTTTTGGTATTCTTTATGGTGACTTCGGTCCTGGACACGGATCCCGATCTTCCCATCGCTCTTCCGGATGTTCCCGGCGGAGAGCAGCTTAATAAGAAAATCGCGAATTTATATTTAAGCGCGGATAAGGAGAAGTCCATTTACTTTAACCAAGTAAGGATGCCTTTGAATGAAGCAATCAATAACGTTCGTGCTAAGCTTGCAACCACTCCGGATCTAAAAGTACTGATCCACGCGGATAAAGAACTGGATTATGCGGATCTGGACAATGTGTTCGAACTTTTGAAAGAAGCCGGCGCATTAAAAGTTTCTCTGGTAACTAAAACGACTCAAGGAGGAGGATTAAAATGA
- a CDS encoding energy transducer TonB, with protein MNQVVSPPSSKKRSGLRRFVDRYRMETFLGSSAILQIAALLFWYTPPNTYDHLDKLIDEVAFVENLVIQDPNVGEAPDDGEFEVTDTLKKKEDSRIAGAQDAIVSGATAPVDLSPNVQPEYTKDAQSAGVGGTLTLEVIIADSGEVLRVRNIGKTLGYGLEESAIQAFYKKRYSPSMLEGKAITVKVYVPVRFSLY; from the coding sequence ATGAACCAAGTTGTTTCTCCTCCTTCGTCCAAAAAACGCTCCGGTCTTCGAAGGTTTGTCGATCGTTATAGGATGGAAACCTTCTTAGGTTCTTCTGCTATTCTACAGATCGCGGCACTTCTTTTCTGGTACACTCCTCCTAATACTTACGATCATCTAGACAAGCTGATCGACGAGGTCGCTTTCGTGGAGAATCTTGTGATCCAGGATCCGAACGTGGGAGAAGCTCCGGATGACGGAGAATTCGAAGTTACCGATACTCTTAAGAAAAAAGAGGATTCGAGGATTGCCGGCGCTCAGGATGCGATCGTTTCCGGTGCTACCGCTCCAGTCGATCTTTCTCCTAACGTTCAACCCGAATATACGAAAGACGCTCAGTCCGCAGGTGTGGGTGGAACCCTTACCTTAGAAGTGATCATCGCCGACTCGGGAGAAGTTTTAAGAGTGCGCAATATTGGCAAAACGTTAGGATACGGGTTAGAAGAATCCGCAATCCAAGCTTTCTACAAAAAACGTTACTCTCCCTCTATGTTAGAAGGAAAAGCGATCACTGTAAAAGTCTACGTTCCAGTTCGATTCTCTCTCTATTAA
- a CDS encoding spinster family MFS transporter gives MESNSNQAKHAWRILILLFLANLLNFFDRTIPAIIIEPIRHEWDLSDLQLGIVGSAFTVIYAIAGLPLGRLADSWSRKKIIGWGLAIWSAFTALNGYAWNYLSFVSVRMGVGIGEASYAPAANSLIGDLFPSHKRARAVGIFMLGLPLGLVLAFFTVGAMVKTFGTWRAPFFIAALPGILLSIFFFFIREPERGAAESIQISQATPSHPIRKVLKIPTMWWIILSGLTFNFAAYAVNSFLVSLLQRYYHFTLVKAAITTGFIVGITGLIGLTLGGWIADKIHQRSERGRLLFGASNLLLSGILILLALLQSEELVLFFSLLLGFGWLLSYNYYTCVYPAIQDVIEPRLRATAMAIYFAAMYLLGGAAGPAVVGWFSDYLTRSAMLRSGSLEMTEQFKAIGLHDSLYLIPVTVLLTSLFVFLASKSFAKDASEMKRSLEGKTQ, from the coding sequence ATGGAATCGAACTCGAATCAAGCCAAACATGCATGGAGAATTCTGATCCTTCTATTCTTGGCAAACCTTCTCAACTTTTTTGATAGAACGATTCCCGCAATCATCATAGAACCTATCCGCCACGAATGGGATCTAAGCGATCTTCAATTAGGTATAGTAGGTTCTGCATTCACCGTAATTTATGCGATAGCAGGTCTACCCTTGGGAAGACTTGCAGATTCCTGGAGTCGTAAAAAGATCATCGGCTGGGGACTCGCAATCTGGAGCGCATTCACCGCTTTGAACGGATACGCGTGGAATTATTTGTCTTTTGTTTCCGTTCGTATGGGTGTGGGAATCGGAGAAGCAAGCTATGCTCCTGCAGCAAATTCTCTCATTGGAGATCTTTTTCCTTCTCATAAAAGAGCAAGAGCAGTCGGCATTTTTATGTTAGGACTTCCTTTAGGATTAGTTCTCGCATTTTTTACAGTAGGGGCAATGGTAAAAACTTTTGGAACTTGGAGAGCGCCATTCTTCATCGCAGCTTTGCCCGGAATACTTCTTTCTATATTCTTCTTTTTTATCAGAGAACCTGAAAGAGGAGCTGCCGAATCCATTCAAATATCTCAGGCAACTCCCTCACACCCCATCCGAAAAGTATTAAAAATCCCTACTATGTGGTGGATCATATTATCCGGTCTGACATTCAACTTTGCGGCTTACGCTGTTAATAGTTTCCTGGTTTCTTTATTACAAAGATATTATCATTTCACTTTGGTAAAAGCGGCTATCACTACCGGATTTATAGTAGGGATTACGGGTCTGATCGGTCTGACTCTTGGCGGTTGGATCGCGGATAAGATCCACCAAAGATCCGAACGAGGCCGGCTTCTTTTCGGAGCATCCAATTTGCTTTTGTCTGGAATTCTGATCCTTCTCGCGTTGCTGCAATCGGAAGAATTGGTCTTATTCTTCTCTCTTCTACTAGGCTTCGGATGGTTACTTTCTTATAATTATTATACCTGCGTTTATCCTGCCATACAGGACGTGATCGAACCGAGACTCAGAGCCACTGCGATGGCGATCTATTTTGCAGCAATGTACCTGTTGGGTGGTGCGGCAGGCCCGGCAGTCGTGGGTTGGTTCTCAGATTATTTAACTCGGTCCGCAATGCTTCGCTCGGGCAGTTTGGAAATGACGGAACAATTTAAGGCAATCGGTCTTCATGATTCTCTCTATTTGATCCCCGTCACGGTCTTATTAACCTCCCTATTTGTGTTCCTGGCTTCCAAAAGTTTCGCCAAGGACGCATCCGAGATGAAGAGAAGTTTGGAAGGAAAAACACAATAA